The window TCTGCACCCAGGAGAGCGCCCAGGCAGAAATCAGGTAACTTTAAACTGCTGCGAAGTCGCTCCACCTGCCTCTTCAGCTTTATTATATTTAGATGAAAGCATTAATAtatgtccgtgtgtgtgtgtgtgtgtgtgtgtgtgtgtgtgtgtgtgtgtgtgtgtgtgtgggtgcgcaGGGCTGTGGAGGAGTACAATCCATATGCTGAGACCCAGAGGAAAAGGCAGCTCTTCAGGTAGAGGCCTGTCGGCACAGACGCACAATCATCTATCATCTTAATCCGGTCAGCCTGGCTGCAGCGCCGTTCTGCAGCGGAAACCGAAAAGATCTATTTCAgaacgggggtggggtggtggggggcttTAAGGATTCTaggaagtgaaataaaaaaaatttaacaagggaaatttttttttagaggagGGATTCTAATTTTTTAGATTTCTGTCACTTAGCATTCGCGGCGCCTCGTTACGCGCGGCGTGGCGCTCACGCGGATGGGCGCGACTGTCGAAGCAGCAACGCGAGTTTTGTGGGATAATTGTGGATGTGCCTCGCAGGGGGAGCCGCGACAACTCCGGCTCCAGCTGGACAGGCAGCAGCAGGCAGAGCAGCATCGAGACCGACTGTCGCTATGGCAACGACCCTCAACCCTGGAGCAGCATAGACTCTGATTCCTCCTACCAATGGACGAGTCCCGCTCCCAAACCGCGCCAACTTCCCAACCACAGCCTGGAAAcacgtggtggtggtggttcaggtgtgtgtgtgtgtgtgtgtgtgttgcttatAAACGTGACGTTAGCGTCGCACTTAGCGACGTCTGAATGTGTGGCGAAGCTTAAAGGTGTGTATTCAAAGATTTCATTGGACCGTCGCTCcgggagggggaggagaaaaaaaaatcgctttttttcttataaataaTGCAGCAtctaattaacaaaaaaaagcaaaaaaaaagaagctgaagttcttctggtgtaaaaaaaaaaatcaaatcgcTGCTTGAATCTTTGCACCCAGAGCTGTAAAGTTTCACACAAACACCTCGAGTCATCTTCACATATtcgagaaggaaaaaaaaatttcccgtCAAGTGCAGAAAGCTTTCGTTCACGGAATGCATGTCAGGCCACGGTGGAAAAGTGTCGTCAGTGATGCGATAAAAAAAACGATGAAATGTGAATTTGTTACGTGCTGAGATGATGTCGCTCTTCTTCTCTCAGGCTCCATCACTCTGTTCCGACTGCCGAGCGCGTGTCCCCACGCCTCCTCCCCATCCGTGGTGGAAGAACCGGCTCCCAACTACATCAAGGAGAACGGGATCCCTCCAGGAAGCATATTAGTGAACCCACACACTGGtgagtatcacacacacacacacacacacacacacaccggtgagATGACACGGACATCTGTCACACTTGACCTTTTTTTGACCTCTCAGGGCAACCTTTCCTGAACCCTGATGGAACCCCTGCTGTGTACAACCCCCCAGACagtcagcagccaatcaggagccaggCTCATCCTCCAGGCGCTCCCTCTCAGCAGGTAGCGTCGGCACGCTAGCAGGAAGTGTCCCAACATTAGCCCCGCCCCTTTTCACATCtctgttttgtgtctttatctCAGCTGGTCCAGTACTCGTCCGTCTCCTACACGGCGCCGCAGATGTTGCCCGTCCCGCCCTCACAGCCGTACTCTACAGTACGTGTCGTCGCGGAGACGACCTTTGCGCTTGACCTCTGGTTTCCCCATCGTCCGCACGAGATTTgacctccttttctttctttcggGTCGACAGATTGAGGAGCTGTCCTCGCAGTTCGCTCACGTGAGCTGTCAGCCGCCaggtgaagccccgcccctctacCCCCCCAGTCAGGGATACATCTAtgcagctcctccccctcccccccctgctCCCAACCACCCCAGCTACTGCCAGCCCTCGCCTCAGGTATTTATCATTACCAGTCACCGGCAAGGAGAACggaaggggggcggggggattCTGAATCAATCAAATTCCAATCATACAAAAGAAGAGTTtaaggtaaataaaaataaaaatataaagcttttatttctcattttactTCTCCATAGGTGCCTATATACTACTACAGCCAGTATCCTACCTCAGCTCAGCACCCATGCAGGCCTGTCTCACCAAGCCAGCACACCCACAGCCAAGCATTACCACCAACGGGTATGTCcaccgagtgtgtgtgtgtgtgtgtgtgtgtgtgtgtgtgtgtgtgtgtgtgtttgagacgGATTCAGACTGTGGCAGCAGAGGAGGGGGCCGTTACACTGTCAGAGATGTAGTCTGAGGGTCTCACAGTGAACCGGTCTCTTTTCCTGCTGCTTCTGTTCGACgcagagacaaaaaataaaaataaaaaaataaaaaaataggagACACCTGTTTCCAAACCGTCGCTTTAGGATTTGGTGTCCCTAAATGAGCAAGAGCTTCTGAAACAAACAGCCGCCGTCAGCCCGACACCTTCCAAGCACCAGGCAAAGGAAATATGCAAATGAATTAAGACTAAAAAAATAACGGAGCAGATATGACAATCAACAAGACAACCTGGAATgatgaaagaaatttaaatttatttctcaggctgtactttttttaaaatttatttatttgttgttattcttcATCATCGGCAATGAAGATTTAAGAGTAAGAACTGAATTGACTCAAACTAAAAAATGCCTCCAACCAAAATCAGCGCCAGCAGCTATGAAAATCatgtgttgttgggtttttttttattcaaacaaatacaaataaaaaactgaaaaagagaAGTCAGGACATAATAAATCAGTGTGAATATAACCGCTATAGCTATAAAGGTGTTTGCAGCAGATGTATATTTTATCGCCTACAACCCACAtaacatttacataatttaaaaagataCACATTCAAggaaatttgtgtgttttattcgtGGTGCATCAGCTCATTTTACTCACAATGCTGTAAGACTCTCATGGCTGATTTCCGCTCTAACCTGCTGCTAATTGAAGCGCAGTGGTGAAACTCACTGTTTATAATCTTATatatactatgtgtgtgtgtgcgtgtgtgtgtgtttgcagcaggTTACGCCCCTGCTGTGGGGCCGCAGCAGCAGTCTTCACACAATCAGGCTCAGGCTGTGCTGGGGACCTTCTCGCCAATGGCTTCTCATCAGTGTAGCATGGTCCAGGTAAACACCCACCACCCAAAGGTGTCGTTCTGCATCGGCCTCCAGAACAACAGCCAAGCACTTCACACTTCACAAAGTCCTTGTGGTTGCAGATTTTTCTCTCCAACTTTCCTCCCATTCTTCTCCTGCCTTCTTCAGGGAGGCGTTTCGATGTCGTATCCCCAAGGTAAAGTTGTGACCATGGTTGATGGGGAGGCGGGTTACTGCTGCGTGGTGCCGCCACCCTCCCACCACAGCAGCTGCCACCCTCCCAGCTGCGCCAACCTCAGCGCCCCGGCCTGGAACGCTCAGTACTGATCGCTCCTCAGCAGACGGAATGACGACACTTAAGTTCCTGTGTGAActcacacgcatacacacacatccactcacTCACGTCAATGTACCACTGTACCAAAGCTTAATAGTATATATAGCCTATCAGAGCTGCTGTATTGAATGCATAATTTATATACACAAATGGAGTTTTATAttgatattaaattatatatagtGTTTTAAGGAAATGCACTGTGTGGATAGAATAAAGTGATGTGGCTAGATTGATGTCACATTTCTATATCATGTTggctcttttttcctctttgatgattctaAAGGGAGAAAAACTGAAAGCAggtgaaatattttcatgaatAATATTTATCACTGGTGCAAATGTTCAAAATGTCAGTGATCATCGTTTACCAACTTCCATCAAACGGATGTGGGATTCCCGTTGAGATTTAGCGCCCCCCTGCGGCCCAAGGCTCTCATTACATCTTCACGTTCAGAGATGATGATCACAGGTGTGGATCTCAAATACTGtactattttttttcaaaaactggaATTAGTGGTGATACTTGATAAATTGTTAAGAATCGTAAGAATTTTTATTGAGAAAATATTATTTGGTAATATATTACCAAAAATTGCAATCAGCAGGAACAATTTAGTGGTTTAGTGACATCTCCTAGACCTAAAACTTAAAggtattaaatcacattttatgtcCAAACTTTTGAGTAAGCTGTTTTTCATAAAacttattattttaaaacttattaTTTTTGCTAAATACTGATAAGCATTTCTAAGACAACTTAATTTCTGCGAGGCTGGGTCCAGACGTGGGATCAAATGTGTTCTTGAATCATCAGTCTGGTGATGGCTTTGTCTTCATTATAATACCTGATACCTTTGATGATTATCAGAACTGAGGTCAATGATTTCAAACTGAATACTTCTGCGTCCTCTTTATATCATTTCAactcatacaaacacacaaggagCGATGCAGGTTCCATGATCTTTAATAAAAGGCACATGTACAGCCATAGTGAGATGAGTGAGTCCACTGGCGTAGAGACGaagcattaaaacacaaaatacacacagaggtcAGGAGGAGAGAGATCTGTCTGCTTTACAGTAGCGTCTACTTCAGTAACATGTTCTCATTCAAGTAAGTCTAACACTATGTCACCATGTTAAggtaaagccccccccccatacccaCCCCTTTCACTCACTCTCACAcatttactcacacacacaaaccatcaTCCATCAAAACCTGAAGTCTCGTCTTCCAGAAAAGTCACTGAAGAAGGATGACGTGGTCTTTGTCTCTGCCAGGATCTGTGCTCAGTTTCAGGCTACGCCCCACTTCATACTGGACCCCCACGCCTCCAGGTTCATCCCCTTatggaaaggggggggggggtcatcgaCTTAACAGGTTCAAATTCCAAAAACAATTAGCAAATGATTAAGAACAGTCTGAACGCGGTGAACCTGGGGCTTTCAGGGCCTTTCTATTAACATCATCAAGGATTGTACTGGTGCTAACACGGGGACATGTTCACAAGAATCGCACAATCGtgttgttctcacacacacacacacacaggctcacacCAAGGCAGCCAGCCATTCGCTTAAAAACcctaaataaaaaggaaaaacagtcATGGGCACTTAAATATTAAGGGTTAGGAGGAATAAAAATTGTATTAGTGTTGTAGGTTAAATATAACCGCAGCTGGAGGAATCAGTCCAGGAACTAAAATATGCATGCAGCCAGGCCATCTCTCCTCTAGTTAAAGGTAGAAAGGGGTCacggggaggaggaagagggggggggggtgtcttttaatctgttctgaaaaaaaaatttgaggaGTGAAACTTCATTTTCACTTCAAAGCAGAAAGAATACATAGATTCAGGTGTAAAGAGTGTCAGGTGAAGGGAAAAGAaacactctctcactctcttctcacacacacacacacacgtcccaaGAACAGCTTCGTAGAGGCAATTGCTCTATTTTCACATTAAcgcttttcatttttaaaaactttttttttaaagataaaaacagaTCGGGGTCACACTGTGGGGTCTGTCGCTCGCCGTTTCTCGCTCGCTTTCCTGTCATACTTTTGCACACGCAGACGCTTAAAAACATGCAGCCAGCAAATCCTGCTTTGGtcggtgtggtgtgtgtgtgtgtgtgtgtgtgtgtgtgcgtgtgtgtgtgtgctacctTTGGCTGCGGGGGTCAGGGGCGAAAGACTTCAGAAAGCCACCACAGGTACACGCCAACCGTCACGATACCCCCCCCAAACCCAACCCAACACCCACCCAGCTGTGcctttttcatatttcatcctACCCCTCCATCCCATAACAGTGTCCACCCATCTCAACAGCAACTCACAGCTATCCCCCGAACGTGGGGATGTGGATATCTTGTAAAAGGAGGTCCTATAATTAgtggtgtgtgattgtgtgtgattgtgtgtgtgtgtgtgtgtgtgtgtgtaccctgtGTGACAGTGTGCATCTGTGTAGCTGTTAAGAGGTATCAGTGGTTCAGTGGTGTCTCTCTTTAATCTTCAACACTCGTCTCTCTTTGCGCCTCACCATCCATCACCCcctctttttttcatcttcatcatcttcttctgtCGCCTtttccatcctcttcctcctcctcctcctcctctttgccccccccctccccccgcctcTTTATTTTTGGACTTGGAAGATGAACAGACGCAGGTTGATGTTTTTAGCAGCCAGCAGTTTGTTGCACTCCACCGAGTCGGAGATGGGGAGCGGGACGTAGTCGGTCTCGTTGGCGTCGTTGCTGAAGGAGTGGTGGTGGATGACCGGTTTGATCCGGACGTCGTCGTACGGGCCCTTCAGGAGCAGGAAGGAACACTCCAGGGCCGAGTTCAcctgcacacaaaaacacacccacGTGTCGCCGGAATGTTTAAAATTCTTTATCATGTTTTTGACAACTTCAGCATCAGTGATGTAGATAAAAAGGATCTCCTCTACAAGAACTGATTCTTCAGGCTGATCCTCTGAAATACACTCACTGGACACTGTATGAGACACACCTGTCCAAATGCCCGCTAATGCAAATTTCtaaccagccaatcacatggctCAGGAGGTCCAGCTAACACGGACTTTTCTGGATCCTTTAATCACACTTCTGTTGAAATCAGATTTGGTGTAGTGTCCCCATTTCTGGATCAACACTCTCTCAAACCCTTAGAGAGTAAACACGTGTGGACAGATTAATGTGTGTACCTTGCTTTTGAGGATGAGCTGAAACGACAGCGTGCGTTTGCAGGACAGGTTGGGGTTGCGTTCGGAGTCGTTGACGCGGGCCTTCAGCACCCACGTTTGGTTGAGAACAGTGAAGCGCGGCGTTTCGTAGTACAGACGAGTGATGAAGTCATCGGTGCGGTAAGGCCTGAACTGCACCTCTGGATGGACACATGAGTGGAAGATGAGACGGAAAGAAGGCTAAAAGTGGGCGGAACTGACAGCTAACTGGTTTAAACCAAAGAAACGACACAGTGCAGTGGAACGGTTTTAGTTTGCAGACAGATATTCTAACTCTGACTCATTTTTTTCTATGCACCTGTAAAACCAATCTTCTCATAGCAGAGGAGACTGAAGATGGTGTTGTAGAGCTGCATGTCCCTGCGGTGGCTCTGGTCCATCTCTCCCAGAATTCCCATCAGCTCGGTCCCAGTCTTGGTGGGATGGGAGCACTCGCTCTCGTGTGCCGGCAGCTCGTGGAACGGGCCTTGCCAAGGACAGCCGATCCGCGTGTATTTACATTGagtcaccctgaaaacacaacaaGCCAGGGTGAGTTAGACGGTGAACTTGTGGAAAGCAAGATGTAGAATTTAGGTCCTTTTATAGAAATGCTTCATAATGAGTGGATTTATATCAATGACATCCTGGGGCATAAGGTTCTTTTCAATGAATCCCTTCTTCTTTTCATGCTGAAAGTGAGGTGGAATAAAGAGACAGGTGATAGTTAACCTCTTCAGTCTGGTGTCATTCCCACTGGATAAAACACagttacatttttcacattttctgccTGACCTGACCACAAAAAAACACCTGGTTGTGTGTGCCATggctgttgtcatggtaacattgGCAGATGCTAAGATGGGTCACCTGTTGCTATAGCAACAACCCCATAACATTAAATACATACGGATTCCACGGCTTGCGTGCTACGTGTGCGACAGACACGCAGTGCGCGACCGCATCAGCGGCAGCTGGTCACATGCTCCTCCGTCGTTCTCGTATTAACCCCGTGTGACCCTGAGCGATCACATATATATTTCTAAACAGGGTATTTAATCATTCTGAGTGTGAAGTAAAAAGCGATCGGTCAGATGAAAACTGACCGATCTGACAGGTCAGATGAAAACTTTTTGTGCCTTGGGCTTGCTTCCATGcggaaaaaaaagttgatccAGCAGCTCCGATCGGGATAACTTTGAAATTCTTTTCACATTACCAcacatgaagtttttttttttgtgtgtgagagttGTGTATACCTGTCTTGGCACTCTTCCTTCTGGTGTCTCTCCAAGCTGGAGCGAGGGAACTGCTTTAGGCAGAAGGTACATTCTGTTGGAAGCTCGCTCACAGCCTTCTCCACCGCGAGGTTCCTGCAGCACAAGTTCTTGCTGATCTCACACCtgcatgaacacacaggtggtgtgtgtgtgtgatgtttgtggtACGTAAAGAATGGTTCACACAACACGAGGAACAACAGACAGGCATGAACTGTCTGGATAATAGATTTTGCATTTGGTGATTTCAGCAGATTTTGAGGCTACATGCAGAAACGGTTACTTTTTCCTGTGCAAgtacataaaaaaatgaaaagagatatttttctgaaaatgtggATAAATACTTTTCTTGCATTACTCAAGGTAATGCATTTCCCCTTCAACGGTGAAGGGGAAATGAGAACACTTGACAATATACAGCATTTGTGAGGACATGAAGAGCTGTCGCcgctccagatttttttttttgctgctgtttgatATCATTTTATCCCAAGCCAACTGGAGTTTTTGCACTTCTGATTACTCTTAACTAAAATGACACTCTCCCTCGAGTAAAaccatgaaggaaaaaaataatttgtgagaGAAGGTTTGGTTGGATCAGATGACAAAAGCTGTgaaattacagtatatgttgCATATTCTCTGTTGATAGAATGACTGAGAAAGCTCAAAAATTCAGTTAACTACAAAAAAttagtggttagcgctgtttCCAGGTCGCCATTGTGAATGAGAACTTCTTCTCACCTGACCTatgtggttaaataaaggttaaatttgGGGCAAAAAAATTTTCCTCATAGCAAAAAAATTCCTGAATTCAAACTCCGCTGAGGACTCTTTAAACATCTGTTATGTTCCGTCTGGATTCTCTAGCTtcatcaacaaaaaaagttcACCTGGTGACTCTAAATTGACCGCAGGCATGAATGTGAGCGAGAATTGTTGTTTCTATGTACCCCGGTGATAAAATGGTGAACTCTGCCCCGTGGGAATGGAGCCCCATACCCCATACAGAATTTGCAATATGGAAAGTGAATGAACGTGTGCATTTTGGTGTACCTGCAGTTGGGACACGTAGCCTGTTCCTCTTTGAGACGT of the Antennarius striatus isolate MH-2024 chromosome 14, ASM4005453v1, whole genome shotgun sequence genome contains:
- the arpp21 gene encoding cAMP-regulated phosphoprotein 21 isoform X3; amino-acid sequence: MTDAAAESTDLLVKPRDMTSCDIIVCPAPSPCVPSCDQKEDGGCKKLEQQKHCSQVQPKKKVKAKGKLVRSMAVCEDSSPFEETQASSDANISSRCHDNERSPSKEEEQERSTEPKKHSLSKESSLEYTDSTGIDLHQFIIDTLNSNTRDRMMLLKLEQDMIDYIASNSPFKKFPQMSSYHRMLVHRVAAYFGMEHNVDHTGKSVIINRTSSTRIPEQRFIDQVQKDKTEEIHRWKMILKRDNSSDDQTRLHPLREKQSKSMEEREEEYQRARDRIFNQEQLCTQESAQAEIRAVEEYNPYAETQRKRQLFRGSRDNSGSSWTGSSRQSSIETDCRYGNDPQPWSSIDSDSSYQWTSPAPKPRQLPNHSLETRGGGGSGSITLFRLPSACPHASSPSVVEEPAPNYIKENGIPPGSILVNPHTGQPFLNPDGTPAVYNPPDSQQPIRSQAHPPGAPSQQLVQYSSVSYTAPQMLPVPPSQPYSTIEELSSQFAHVSCQPPGEAPPLYPPSQGYIYAAPPPPPPAPNHPSYCQPSPQVPIYYYSQYPTSAQHPCRPVSPSQHTHSQALPPTAGYAPAVGPQQQSSHNQAQAVLGTFSPMASHQCSMVQGGVSMSYPQGKVVTMVDGEAGYCCVVPPPSHHSSCHPPSCANLSAPAWNAQY
- the arpp21 gene encoding cAMP-regulated phosphoprotein 21 isoform X2 is translated as MTDAAAESTDLLVKPRDMTSCDIIVCPAPSPCVPSCDQKEDGGCKKLEQQKHCSQVQPKKKVKAKGKLVRSMAVCEDSSPFEETQASSDANISSRCHDNERSPSKEEEQERSTEPKKHSLSKESSLEYTDSTGIDLHQFIIDTLNSNTRDRMMLLKLEQDMIDYIASNSPFKKFPQMSSYHRMLVHRVAAYFGMEHNVDHTGKSVIINRTSSTRIPEQRFIDQVQKDKTEEIHRWKMILKRDNSSDDQTRLHPLREKQSKSMEEREEEYQRARDRIFNQEQLCTQESAQAEIRAVEEYNPYAETQRKRQLFRGSRDNSGSSWTGSSRQSSIETDCRYGNDPQPWSSIDSDSSYQWTSPAPKPRQLPNHSLETRGGGGSGSITLFRLPSACPHASSPSVVEEPAPNYIKENGIPPGSILVNPHTGQPFLNPDGTPAVYNPPDSQQPIRSQAHPPGAPSQQLVQYSSVSYTAPQMLPVPPSQPYSTIEELSSQFAHVSCQPPGEAPPLYPPSQGYIYAAPPPPPPAPNHPSYCQPSPQVPIYYYSQYPTSAQHPCRPVSPSQHTHSQALPPTGYAPAVGPQQQSSHNQAQAVLGTFSPMASHQCSMVQVNTHHPKVSFCIGLQNNSQALHTSQSPCGCRFFSPTFLPFFSCLLQGGVSMSYPQGKVVTMVDGEAGYCCVVPPPSHHSSCHPPSCANLSAPAWNAQY
- the zftraf1 gene encoding zinc finger TRAF-type-containing protein 1; its protein translation is MSSLEERDVGVAAAPGSSSAGLGVGAVVAAVEAVAGVAAMQDEVGMRRDGPEADTDEPPKKRVKIPEGESGKLEERLYSVLCCTVCLDLPKASVYQCTNGHLMCAGCFIHLLADSRLKEEQATCPNCRCEISKNLCCRNLAVEKAVSELPTECTFCLKQFPRSSLERHQKEECQDRVTQCKYTRIGCPWQGPFHELPAHESECSHPTKTGTELMGILGEMDQSHRRDMQLYNTIFSLLCYEKIGFTEVQFRPYRTDDFITRLYYETPRFTVLNQTWVLKARVNDSERNPNLSCKRTLSFQLILKSKVNSALECSFLLLKGPYDDVRIKPVIHHHSFSNDANETDYVPLPISDSVECNKLLAAKNINLRLFIFQVQK
- the arpp21 gene encoding cAMP-regulated phosphoprotein 21 isoform X4, coding for MTDAAAESTDLLVKPRDMTSCDIIVCPAPSPCVPSCDQKEDGGCKKLEQQKHCSQVQPKKKVKAKGKLVRSMAVCEDSSPFEETQASSDANISSRCHDNERSPSKEEEQERSTEPKKHSLSKESSLEYTDSTGIDLHQFIIDTLNSNTRDRMMLLKLEQDMIDYIASNSPFKKFPQMSSYHRMLVHRVAAYFGMEHNVDHTGKSVIINRTSSTRIPEQRFIDQVQKDKTEEIHRWKMILKRDNSSDDQTRLHPLREKQSKSMEEREEEYQRARDRIFNQEQLCTQESAQAEIRAVEEYNPYAETQRKRQLFRGSRDNSGSSWTGSSRQSSIETDCRYGNDPQPWSSIDSDSSYQWTSPAPKPRQLPNHSLETRGGGGSGSITLFRLPSACPHASSPSVVEEPAPNYIKENGIPPGSILVNPHTGQPFLNPDGTPAVYNPPDSQQPIRSQAHPPGAPSQQLVQYSSVSYTAPQMLPVPPSQPYSTIEELSSQFAHVSCQPPGEAPPLYPPSQGYIYAAPPPPPPAPNHPSYCQPSPQVPIYYYSQYPTSAQHPCRPVSPSQHTHSQALPPTGYAPAVGPQQQSSHNQAQAVLGTFSPMASHQCSMVQGGVSMSYPQGKVVTMVDGEAGYCCVVPPPSHHSSCHPPSCANLSAPAWNAQY
- the arpp21 gene encoding cAMP-regulated phosphoprotein 21 isoform X1, which encodes MTDAAAESTDLLVKPRDMTSCDIIVCPAPSPCVPSCDQKEDGGCKKLEQQKHCSQVQPKKKVKAKGKLVRSMAVCEDSSPFEETQASSDANISSRCHDNERSPSKEEEQERSTEPKKHSLSKESSLEYTDSTGIDLHQFIIDTLNSNTRDRMMLLKLEQDMIDYIASNSPFKKFPQMSSYHRMLVHRVAAYFGMEHNVDHTGKSVIINRTSSTRIPEQRFIDQVQKDKTEEIHRWKMILKRDNSSDDQTRLHPLREKQSKSMEEREEEYQRARDRIFNQEQLCTQESAQAEIRAVEEYNPYAETQRKRQLFRGSRDNSGSSWTGSSRQSSIETDCRYGNDPQPWSSIDSDSSYQWTSPAPKPRQLPNHSLETRGGGGSGSITLFRLPSACPHASSPSVVEEPAPNYIKENGIPPGSILVNPHTGQPFLNPDGTPAVYNPPDSQQPIRSQAHPPGAPSQQLVQYSSVSYTAPQMLPVPPSQPYSTIEELSSQFAHVSCQPPGEAPPLYPPSQGYIYAAPPPPPPAPNHPSYCQPSPQVPIYYYSQYPTSAQHPCRPVSPSQHTHSQALPPTAGYAPAVGPQQQSSHNQAQAVLGTFSPMASHQCSMVQVNTHHPKVSFCIGLQNNSQALHTSQSPCGCRFFSPTFLPFFSCLLQGGVSMSYPQGKVVTMVDGEAGYCCVVPPPSHHSSCHPPSCANLSAPAWNAQY